The window AATACCAGAATTCATAATTCAGATTTATTCCATCAAcaatgaggtgagtcttcacatcgACTATATCCATAAAAGACGTGTTCAATCATTTTACTCAAGAATATTTCACATTTTTTCGTCCTATACTACTTACTGCAAAATCTAGGAAGTGGCCAACTCCTTCCTCATATTTTGGATGATCTTGACGTAATCTCATCCAACTTTTGTCGGGTACTTCCATTAGATGAGTTTTCTTTAACctaaattattatgtataaattgCAGATTATATTTTCTTTGTATCATACTTAAAGttataattcaaatcaaatgtatataCTTATAACTATATATAGTAACTTCAATATTAATCCATATACTTTTAATTCACCAAATTTCACAATGAATTCATACTAATTTCACCAAATTTCAGCCATTGAATGTTTTTTAGAAGGGATCAAAGTCGAAAGATATAGTCTATATCTTTTGGTATATCCCTTAAAGAAAACCCGACACTTAGccattttttgaaattctttttgAAAGAgatcaaagccgaaagatataatCTACATCTTCCGGTATATCCCTTAAAGAAAACCTAACACTTAaccgtttttttattttttttagaagggATCAAAGACGAAAGATGtagtctatatctttcggtatataccttaaagaaaacccaacacttaaccgttttttgaaatttttttgaaagTGTTCAAATTCGAAAGATATAGTCTATATCTTTTGGTATTGAGACTTCAAAAAAAGACTGTTTTTAGATGGGTTCAAAGCCAAAAGATATAGACAATATATTTCGGTATTATCACAAAATACCAAAAGAAATGTAGAGACTGTCggtatttttttctcattagcGACAGTTTTCTTCCTTTCGGCACCTATAccgataaatatataaatctatcgaaaaaatctttcggtaaatccccttttttactagtgatgtGATTATcacatgtcaattttcaactagtcctctttaagagattaaaaaaaactttaaaatttaattcaaagaataaaatgaatactttaaaatagataaatctGATAGGTAAAATATCCAAAACATTATTGACTGAAAAACATGTaaaatcatacaaaataaaataaatacaaactcccactaaaccGATATATCATTGAATAACTTAACACCAATATGAGCAATATACTCATGAAACACTTTAGGGCTTAATGACTTAGTTAGTGGGTCTTCTAACATGGAGTTTGTACCTATGTGCTCTATTGAAAGTTGATCATCTTGAATTCTCTCCTTCACAACTAGAAACTTACTATCAATATGTTTTGACTTGTACGAGCTTCTATTATTATTGGTATACATAACTGTTGATTTATGGTCATAGTATAACTTTATAGGTCGTTCAATATCCTTTACAACGCGCAGACTAATGacaaaaaattttaatcataatcCATGATTTGATGCCTCATAACATGCAACGAACTCTACCGCCATAGTGGATGACGCAACAAGTGTCTGTATGACACTTTTCCATGAAATCAATCCACTGACCAACAGATATATCCAAATGTAGATTTCCTACTATTTGTGCATCCTGCAAAATTATAGTCAAAATACCCGATAATCTCCAAATCATTCAATCTCCTATATGTATCTAATAACTCTTTTGTCCGCACGCTCATGGTCCATCCCagggttatttaaatatctacCCAATGCTCTGACTATGAACACAATATTCGGACGTGTACATACTTGAGCATACATTAAACCACCTACAACCGAAAAGTAGGGAATTAACTCCATTTCCTTAATTTCTGAATTATTCTTAAGGCGTTGACTAAGACAAAATTTATCACCTTTAGCGACAGGGGTGTCGATCAACTTACTCTTAAGCATGCCAAATCTTTCAAGTACTTTATTGACGTAGCTTCTTTGCGATAATCTAAGAACACCACGAGAACGATCTCAATAGATTTGGATCCCTAATACAAAAGAAAGCTTCACCTTGATTTGTCATTTGGAAATTCCTAGATAGGAATTTCTTAGTGTCATAATAAAAGCCCTTATCATTTGTGGTTAACAAAATGTCATTGACATAAAGTaccaaaaatatgaatttaatccCACTGAACTTATGATACACACAATCCTCGACAATGTTCACCTCAAAAGCGAACGAGATAACTATTTCATGGAATTTATGGTACCATTGACGAGAAGCCTACTTAAGACCCATAAATGGATTTTGTCAATTTGCAAACTATTTTTTTGAGTCATCCTACATGAAATTTTGTGGTTGCGTCATATAAATCGTTTCATCAATGTTGAGATTAAGAAACACTGTTTTGATATCCATTTGATGTAGCTCAAGATTAAAATGTGCTACAAGTGCCATTATTGTTCTAAAAAGAGTCTTTCAATGAAATCAGAGAGAAAGTCTCTttaaaatcaataccttcctttTGAGTATAGCCCTTTGCCACAAGACGTTCTTTAAACCTCTCCACATTACCCTTCGAATCccttttagttttaaaaatccatttacaaccaatgaGTTTCTTACCTTTAGGTAATGGAACAAGTTTCCATATTTTATTGTCTTGCATGGACTTATACTCCTCATTCATTGCTTCGATCCACTTTTGAgaattagaataatttataacttCAGTGAAGGTGAGTGGATCATCCTCACTCGTACCATAATTTTTCTCATGCTCTTGAAGAAATACGATGAAATCATCTGATATTGcacttcttctctctctagtgGACCTTCACAAAGGCACTTGTTCCTGAATTTAAAGTTGTTGAGTTTCAACTATAGGAAGAATTACCTCTCCCTGAATTAGGGGGAGTTCGACATTGTCCATATGAGGATTCCAAATCGCTTCTTGAATAATGACATGTATGGAAACGTATACATCGCCAAGAGAAGTTAACTTAGTCTAAGACTGAGTAAAAGATTCCTCCTCGAAACCAATGTCCATTATATTATTTCTCCCCTTAAACTCTACATCCTCAAAAAATACCACATTTCTcctttcaaaaattatatttagtgTGGGATAGTAAAACTTATAACACCTTGATCGCTCAGAATAACCAATAAAGTAGCTACTTACTGTCCTGGGGtccaatttctttttttaaaggCCTATAAGGTCTTCCTCACCTGGAAAACCACAAACATGTAAATACTTTAAACTAGGCTTTCGCACAGTCTAAAGTTCTAAGTTGTTTTACTATCTGTTTTAGTGGGTACCCTATTAAGAATATATGTTGTTGTTTTTAATGCTTCTCCCGAAAGTAACTCTAGTAAGGTAGAATGACTGTACATACTCTTTATCATATCATTAAGAGTCAATTTCATGAATATGATATATGACTTTTCATGAATATGATATATGTATCCAAATATAGAATACTCATCAAtgaatgatataaaatattgttgtcAATTCCAAGAAGCTGAAAGGAATGTACCGCAAATATCTATATGAATAAATTCTAAAACTTCCGATGACCTATTGGAATCTAACCTTTTTGATTTAGTATATTATCCCTTTACACATTTAATACAGACATCAAAGTCTGTAAAATCAAGGGAATCCAAAATTCCATTAGACACAAGTCTTTCAACTTTATTTCTAAAGATGTGACCTAACCTTCTGTTCCATATTATTGCcgaattttctttattaatttttcttttagtaCCACGTGATTCCACATGTAAGGTTTCATTATAAGATGAAATAGTTTCAAGCAAGTATAAATTGTTGTAAGTATTTAACAAACTAGTACCaacaatatttgaatttaaagatAAACTGAAATTTGAATTTCCAAATGAACAAAAGTAATTGAATTTGTCCAAAActgaaacaaaaatcaaattgcgtctaaaaaatgatataacAAATGTATTctttaaatccaaataaaaatcagtttttaacaataatttaaaattcccTATTGCCTCCACGATCACCGTTTTTCTGTCGCCCACAAAGATAGATGAATCTTTCAGCATCACTTGGCAACTGATGACTCAAGCAACCCTGCGTAGAAACACTTATATAAGTAGTAGTACAAGAATGTATCCACCAAGTATTCTTAGGTACTGAAGCTAAATAAATCTCTAAACAgactaaattatgaaatatacctttaatatttttcttggcAACCCAAGCACGATACTTGTTACATTCTTTCTTCATGTGTCATGCATTACCACAAAAGTAACACATTTTATCATATATCTTGGATATGACATGTTTCTTCTATTTGGAACCCTTAATAGCGTCCTTATTCTTTCTCTTTAGGTTATTAACCTTCGAAGAAGTAACTATATGAGCACTTTTGATCGTGTCTAGTTTCAACCTTTCCTCCTCTTTTCTACAATAAGAAATGAGCTCGTTAAGAGACCATTTCTTCTTTTGACAATTATAACTCACTTTTAAATTGGTTATAGTGAGCTGGTAGCGAGAGGAGTATCAGATGCACAAGAAGATCTTTGGAAAGATAAGCTTAAGTGTCTTTATCCTTGAAACTATATGGGACATTTCCAAGATGTTCTCCCTTATATTACCATTGCCTTTATACTTTAAGGAAATAAGGTTTGCTAAAATCGTGCCCATTTCTGCCTTATCATTCcttataaatcatttttcaatTTCCGTAAGGAACACCTCTGCATTGGTAATATCCTCAGATACTGCACCACTGAATGCTTCTAGAATACTACGCTTTATGATCATGAAACACATGCGATTTGACCTTTCCTACTTCTCATAGTTAGCCTTGTCACCGACAAAACTATTTTCTAGAGGAGTCATGGGGTATCAATCCTAAACGCAAGTTCTAGATCCATGAAGCCTAGAATAATATAAATGTTATCCTTTCAATCCTTAAAGTTCGTCCCATTTAGAATGAGAATGGAGTTCATATTAGTAGATATCGTAACATTAGCTGAAAAATAGAACGAAGCATAATTAAATTATgctcaaaattaaaatcattaaacaaaaataaatattggcAAAATCCCATTTCAAGACACTAGTgtaacattaatatcaagtctttgaaCAATAATACTAATTGCAGTAGTAATCTTGATGTAGTGATCAAATATTGACAATAAGTGTcgtcaaataataaatttatctttgGATCGACATATTATTCACATAATTACCTTATAATTGTCACACATTTACCACCACAAGTGTGTATAAACTTAGTCAAATATTATTCTTCTTTTGAACTGATTAATATTCATTAGTGTTTATACACACCAACATCTAATACTCTTCTTAGACTTTTTTCCATAAGAGAGGCCACTTTGGTGACACCATGCTTCAATGGGTCTCTTTTGAATATTATACGACTTAAAAACAAGTCTAGATGTACCAAATATtcaatgtttattaattttccgCATTAAAATGTActttatattcaattaaaaaatgacTTTAAAGGAGCAGCCTCTGAATGAGAAGCCTAAGAATGAACAGTCTCTAAATGAGAAGCCTAAGAATGATCAGCCTTCAAATGAGAAGCCTTATAATCCTTAGTGTGAGATGACATCATCTCTTGCCTTTTGTTTGAAGAGGTTTGCTGCCGCTACAGAAGTATTGGCACGAGGTGCTAAATATCTAAAGGAGATGCACAACATCAACACAATTAAACTTGTAGAAGCCTCTTTTGAACCTTTTGGCATGGTCATAAAGTACCATTCAATGCCCAAAGAAGGCTTATAAAAGATCTTAGACAAGACTAAACATTACCAACGAAGAGAACAACAACATCCTCCCACCACCGAAGCCGACAACAACATTATTCTTTCCACCTCTGAAAGCAACAACATTTCTCCCACTACGGTAATTTAACCTACACCGATTCAAGTCCTAGGAAAGCCCATaaaatttcccaaaaaaatcCTCTTTATTCTACTAGTGGTAGTTCAACCTACACTGACTGAAGTTCTTGGGACGCAAGAAGTAGCTCCTTGACCATTACAGCCCATAAAATTGCCCACAAAGTTGCGCACAAAATTGCGCACAAAATTGAAAACCCCACCTTTCAAAAAAATGATACTCCCACCATTAAAAGAAACAACAACATTCCTCCCACGACAGTAGAAAACCGAAAAATGCCTCTTTATTCTACCAGCGATAGTTCAATATACACTAATTCAAGTCCTTAGAACGCAAGAAGTAGCAATGGTGGCTCCTCGACCATCACATGACATAAAATTGATGGAAGTTCTTCAGCGCATATATTTTCCCCTAAAAATGAAAAACCCTATTACAGCGACCTTTTTAGGGATGTAAAAGGATTATCAATCAAGTAAAAATTACTTATGGGGTTCATATTTGATATTAAGACTAAAACTAGGGTATTGTTTTCATTCActcttatttatattgaaaaattaaaattctaccTCATTCTAAAATATGTTATTGTCTTATGTAGTGACGTGTTATTTCTAAGTGATAAATTGTGCCTCCACCTGATGCGCGTGGACTTTCTTACCTTGGAAATTATAGTTGGGTAGACTGTTTAGTCTGGTAGTTGATGTTTGGGCGTTTATGTTGAACGTAAATTGTAGAAAACAATCTATGTCTGAACTAAAAAAGATTTACTTCACAATTGTGGCTATTGTAAGTTGTACTAACACTTGGAAGAGTGCGTCAAAGTGTTGACCAAGTTTGGAccgatattattttttattgtggGGCGTTAATGAGAACTTGGAGATGAATACCTCAAGGCGAAAGAGAATGGGAATTGTGCTATGAGTGGAAGATCGCATATGAAGAAATCACGAGTCTTGAAAAGGTCAAAGCGAGATAAAACTTTAAATGTTTGCGTTTCTTTATTGTAATTCATTGAACTTGTAAGTTTGgatgtttatttttcttgtctTTCATTTTTGAACTATTCTATCTTTCTATGTTGTTAGAAAGATAGAGGAAACTATGTCTTTTTTTCCGTTTTGgggattttttaataaaatgacaataagtcatttttctaaaaaactaAGTTGTACTAACactattgtttataaaaaaatacattagtGTTATAATACACTTCCtactttaaacatttttatgttAAAGATTTTATGGGTTTTAAAGACAAATTTGAGTCGAGGCTCAATTTAAAAATGACGAAATTCGAAAGTAGACATCATGACTGTGATACACCTTAAACTCgaattaggtatatatatattgaaatgacataaataatagaaatagaatGAAGAACGAAGAGAATATAAGATAACACTTGAATTGATAGAAGAGAGATAGAACCCTAATAGGGTGAATACAATGGAGGAGAATAAAAAGATAGAGAGAATTCTTAAATAATGTCTAATGTGTTTTCTATAGACCCCCGATCTCTTCTTTATATAGCCTCCACCTACCATAATCAATCCTCAGCCGAATATTCTGTAGATTATATCCCTTCCTTATATACTCTCCAGCTGCCATAATCAATTTCTCGTCAATCTCACATTTTTAGTTactaccttattaataattatttatttccatataaataattatttattctcaattaatcaattatttcatattttggctAATTGCCTTATTAATAACTGTTACGTCTACCCGTCAGCTTACTTTAGGGTTAAGAAACATAACCCTAATAATCCCTCGTAACATTAGCCTCCCCTTCAATATTTGTTCGACCACGAACAACACAATTAAAAGAAGAAGCCGACTTATTTCAACAAAACCAAATTTTGGAAATTCAGGTTCCAACCAAGATTCATTCTCCCATGTAGATAATAAACGAAGGTTTAGCTGACACTCCAAAGTATCTGGTGGCTCTTCAAACCATATAAATTGCCAAAATTGTTTCCATAGAATATCTGGTGGTTCTTCAAACCACACAAATTGTCTCAAAATATTTCTCAAATGTAAGACATAAGAACAATTACAAAACTCTAGATCCGGTGGTTCTTCAAACCATAATAAGTATTTGCATCTCATCCATGGTTTAATCCATAAAATTTCTGAAAGCAAGATCCAACAT is drawn from Impatiens glandulifera chromosome 3, dImpGla2.1, whole genome shotgun sequence and contains these coding sequences:
- the LOC124930184 gene encoding uncharacterized mitochondrial protein AtMg00820-like, translating into MNEEYKSMQDNKIWKLVPLPKGKKLIGCKWIFKTKRDSKGNVERFKERLVAKGYTQKEDYRKEATSIKYLKDLACLRDAQIVGNLHLDISVGQWIDFMEKCHTDTCCVIHYGGRVRCML